The bacterium genome has a segment encoding these proteins:
- a CDS encoding SCO family protein yields the protein MFTRCQGVCPTMSANIKKMYDLYRGSDKVRFLSITVDPDYDTLEVLRTYADGFGVNDGRWIFARGPLVDVAVLWNMASCLMQAIYRRIILHLILVDDKGQIRGFYSYNDDDELTALRDNIRNLARSM from the coding sequence ATGTTTACTCGTTGCCAGGGCGTTTGTCCGACGATGTCGGCCAACATCAAGAAGATGTACGATCTCTACCGAGGATCTGACAAGGTTCGATTCTTATCTATTACCGTTGATCCGGACTACGACACGCTTGAAGTGCTTCGCACTTATGCCGATGGCTTTGGAGTCAATGATGGTCGTTGGATTTTTGCTCGCGGCCCGCTGGTCGATGTGGCAGTACTTTGGAACATGGCTTCATGCTTGATGCAAGCGATTTACCGTCGAATCATCCTTCATCTAATACTCGTCGACGATAAGGGACAGATACGCGGATTTTATTCATACAACGACGATGACGAATTGACTGCGCTACGAGACAATATCCGCAATCTGGCGAGGTCAATGTGA